In the genome of Cuculus canorus isolate bCucCan1 chromosome 26, bCucCan1.pri, whole genome shotgun sequence, one region contains:
- the STARD7 gene encoding stAR-related lipid transfer protein 7, mitochondrial, with protein sequence MAALAGVFVWDGQRIEEEELRRSAQEMKHMENISSLLQGSSPDREAIVAAGEQPWEMIMDKKHFKLWRRPIEGTHLYQYRVFGSYTDVTPRQFFNVQLDTEYRKKWDSLVIKLDVIERDLATGSEVIHWVTHFPYPMYSRDYVYVRRYSVDKENNLMVLVSRAVEHPSVPEDPEYVRVRTYESQMVIRPHKTFDENGFDYLLTYSDNPQTVFPRYCVSWMVSSGMPDFLEKLHTAALKAKKMEIEVRDYMSAKPIESGGSEGKAGVAAAEHKGDGTCSPAQLEYA encoded by the exons ATGGCCGCCCTGGCCGGGGTCTTCGTGTGGGACGGGCAGCGCATCGAGGAGGAGGAGCTGCGGCG ATCTGCGCAGGAGATGAAGCACATGGAGAACATATCCAGCCTGTTACAGGGCAGCAGCCCGGACCGAGAGGCGATCGTCgcagctggggagcagcctTGGGAGATGATCATGGACAAGAAGCACTTTAAGCTCTGGCGGCGGCCGATCGAGGGCACCCACTTATACCAGTACCGAG tgtttggGTCGTACACGGATGTCACTCCCCGGCAGTTCTTCAACGTGCAG CTGGACACTGAATATAGGAAGAAGTGGGACTCGTTGGTCATCAAACTGGATGTAATAGAGAGAGACCTGGCCACCGGATCGGAAGTGATTCATTGGGTCACTCATTTCCCG TACCCCATGTACTCGCGAGACTATGTCTACGTCCGACGGTACAGCGTGGACAAAGAGAACAACCTGATGGTACTGGTGTCGCG gGCAGTGGAGCATCCCAGTGTCCCTGAAGACCCTGAATATGTTCGTGTCAGAACCTATGAATCCCAAATGGTCATCCGTCCCCACAAAACCTTTGACGAG aaCGGTTTTGACTACTTGCTGACCTACAGCGACAACCCGCAGACTGTCTTTCCCCGCTACTGTGTCAGCTGGATGGTCTCGAGCG GCATGCCGGATTTCCTGGAGAAGCTGCACACGGCAGCCCTGAAAGCCAAAAAGATGGAGATTGAAGTGCGGGACTATATGTCTGCCAAGCCCATCGAGAGCGGGGGCAGCGAAGGGAAGGCAGGTGTGGCCGCAGCAGAGCACAAAGGCGACGGGacctgcagccctgcccagctGGAATACGCCTGA
- the LOC128849191 gene encoding uncharacterized protein LOC128849191: protein MMSLPSQKRGGMTHITGVQLRGGYKLFRWDRKGRKGGGVALYVKECFDTLELDYGEDGIECLWVKIRGAHKKGDFVIGVCYRPPSQEEAADELFYKQLGTVSKSLPLVLVGDFNFPDVCWEYNTAERKQSRRFLECMEDNSLAQLVSEPTREGAFLDLLFVNREGLVGDLTVGGCLGLSDHEMIGFSVLGGIKKGVSKTVTLNFQRADFGLFRRLISKVLWETVLQGKGAHEGWALLKSEILAAQEQAIPVFRKRSRRGEKPAWWSREISRCVNNKKKLYVLWRKGQASWVDYREEVRSCREKIRRAKAQLEIKLAKSVKDNKKSFYKYINRKRRMRENIQSLLDAEGITVTGDKDKAEVLNAFFASAFNSKESSSFCLQIQELEGQNEAPVIQEEAVRDLLAQLDAHTSMGPDGIHPRVLKELADVLSKPLSIIFQRSWLTGEVPLDWRLADVVPIYKKGCREDPGNYRPVSLTSVPGKVMEQKCRAGGMQGGHPSRMEK from the exons atgatgtcattgccatcacagaaacgtggtgggatgactcacataactggagtacagctacggggggggtataaactcttcaggtgggacaggaagggtaggaaaggaggcggggtagccctctatgttaaagagtgctttgatactcttgaactggattacggtgaggatgggatcgagtgcctatgggttaaaatcagaggagcccacaagaagggggactttgtgataggagtctgttacagaccacccagccaagaagaagcagctgatgagctcttctataaacagctggggacagtctctaaatctctgcctcttgtccttgtgggtgactttaactttccggatgtctgctgggagtacaatacagcagaaaggaaacagtctaggaggttcctagagtgcatggaagacaactccctcgcacaactggttagtgaaccaacaagggagggtgccttcctagacctgctgtttgtgaatagagaaggtcttgttggggatttgacggttggaggatgcctgggattaagtgatcatgagatgatagggttttcagttctaggtgggataaagaagggggttagcaaaacagtcacattaaacttccagagggcagactttggcctgttcagaaggttgattagcaaagtcctgtgggaaacagtccttcagggcaagggagcccatgagggctgggcgctcttgaaaagtgaaatcctagcagctcaagagcaggccatccctgtgttccggaaaaggagccggcggggggaaaagccagcttggtggagcagggagatctcaagatgtgtcaataataagaagaagctctatgtgctttggaggaaaggacaggcatcttgggtggactacagggaggaagtgagatcgtgcagggaaaaaatcaggagggccaaggcccaactagaaataaaactcgctaagtctgtgaaagacaacaaaaagtctttctacaaatacattaacaggaaaaggaggatgagggagaatatccagtctctattggatgcagaaggaataacagtgacaggggataaggacaaggctgaggtacttaatgccttcttcgcctcagcctttaatagcaaagaaagttcttccttctgtttacaaatccaagagttagaggggcagaatgaggctcccgtgatccaagaggaggcggttagagacttgcttgcccagctagacgcccacacgtctatggggccggatgggatccacccaagagtattgaaggagctggcggatgtcctttccaaacccctatccatcatcttccagaggtcctggctgactggggaagttccactggactggaggctggctgatgttgtacccatatacaagaagggttgcagagaggatccggggaactacaggcctgtcagtctcacctcagtgccggggaaagtcatggaacag AAATGCAGGGCAGGTGGGATGCAAGGAGGACACCCCTCAAGGATGGAAAAATGA